DNA from Gammaproteobacteria bacterium:
GGCTTGGCCAGTTTCCGCACCCGGAGCACGGTACCGAACTGGGCGTCCACTACTCGCTTGCCGGAAAGGACGAGGCAGAGCCCGTTGCCGAAACCGTAGCGGAGGAAGAACCGGTGGTGTCCTCGCCGCCCGCATGGCGCAGCAGGCGCCAGCAACGGCGCACTGTTCAGGGACGGTTCCTGGGATGCCTTCTGGGCGGCGCCGTCGGTGATGCGCTGGGCGCGCCGGTTGAATTCATGAAGCGAACCGAGATCCTCCGGCGTTTCGGCCCGGACGGCATCATCAGCTACGCCCCCGCCTATGGCTCTGCGGGGACGATCACCGACGACACGCAGATGACCCTGTTCACTGCCGAGGGACTGATCCGTGGTTGGGTGCGGGGTTGCTTCAAGGGCATCACGACCTATTCCGGCGTGACAGCGCACGCCTACCTGCGCTGGCTGCAGACCCAAGGGGAGCGCCCGTCCTGCGATATCGACTTTGGCGTGGATGAAACCGGCTGGCTCTTTCAGCAGCGCCAGCTGCACAGCCGACGCGCACCGGGCAACACCTGTCTGTCCTCGTTGCGAGCCATGAGCTCGCTGGGTGAGCCTGCGCGCAACGAAAGCAAGGGCTGTGGCGGCGTCATGCGAGTGGCCCCGGTGGGGCTGTTTGCGTGGCGGCTGCGCCAACAGGAATCGCCACAGGACACCTTCCGGCTGGGAACAGAACTGGCGGCCCTGACGCACGGACATCCGACCGGGGCACTGACCGGCGGCGTGCTGGCCGTGCTGATCCTGGCGCTGACCGACGGGGCTTTGCTGCCCGAAGCGCTGGCCGCTGCGAAAGCCATCCTGCGGGTGGAGACAGGCCATGAAGAAACCCTGCGCGCGATCGAGATGGCCGAGCAGCTTGCCGCTGCCGGCCTGCCGCATGACGAAGCCATCGCCCGGTTGGGGCAAGGCTGGATCGCGGAGGAGGCACTGGCGATCTCCATCTATTGCGCACTGGTCGCCCGTCACTTCAGGCATGGCGTGATCCTGGCGGTGAACCATGATGGCGACTCGGATTCCACCGGTTCGATCGCCGGCAATCTGCTGGGCACAATGCACGGGGTGAAGGCGATCCCGGCTGAGTGGCTGGAGCCGCTGGAACTGCGCGAAGTCATAACCGAGCTGGCTGAAGACCTTTACGCATTCAAGGATTGGGAAATCGGCGAGCACAGCGGGAATGAAGCACTGAACCAGCGGATCTGGCGTAAGTACCCGGGCTTTTGAGATGGAATGATCCCGCAGCGGGATCTGCCCCCGATGTGATTCTCCACGCAGTCAGAATCGAACCGTCGTGGCGCCTCCGACATGTGCGAAGCGATCCGGCTGACAGGTGAATATCACGACCTGCGCCTGCCCCGCCGCCCAGCATCGCCCCTAAACCTCGCAGACACTCCGGGTCCGAGTGACCGAGGGTGTCGTCGAGCATCAGCGGGCCTCCGTCGTCGCCCAGCAGCATGGCCGTCGCCAGGCGGGAAGCGAGTCCGAGTTGTTCCTGTGCGCCCCCGCTGAGTTGCCGG
Protein-coding regions in this window:
- a CDS encoding ADP-ribosylglycohydrolase family protein, with amino-acid sequence MSSPPAWRSRRQQRRTVQGRFLGCLLGGAVGDALGAPVEFMKRTEILRRFGPDGIISYAPAYGSAGTITDDTQMTLFTAEGLIRGWVRGCFKGITTYSGVTAHAYLRWLQTQGERPSCDIDFGVDETGWLFQQRQLHSRRAPGNTCLSSLRAMSSLGEPARNESKGCGGVMRVAPVGLFAWRLRQQESPQDTFRLGTELAALTHGHPTGALTGGVLAVLILALTDGALLPEALAAAKAILRVETGHEETLRAIEMAEQLAAAGLPHDEAIARLGQGWIAEEALAISIYCALVARHFRHGVILAVNHDGDSDSTGSIAGNLLGTMHGVKAIPAEWLEPLELREVITELAEDLYAFKDWEIGEHSGNEALNQRIWRKYPGF